A region of Immundisolibacter sp. DNA encodes the following proteins:
- a CDS encoding PEP-CTERM sorting domain-containing protein, with product MQTTLKLTTLAGAVALALGAGQASANIVPASTGNSEMVLSVWDSARQAGYTLDMGIFQSTLTPAGVSSQSGIISNSTPLQMSFAPDALLTQFLADSTANGSLGSVRWNVVGGDSTGTTLNTRKILTTALSSVTEATIEALSGVQMGNMLGAFNVYVSQAQSGTLGTHDTQENGSNIEVIGDGLGNDQAYSGSGGWGAAFGGWANFSNAGWLDQGLNFWSLSNGAAVSSKISATQFFGASAPAIWTLASDGTLTFAAVPEAETWALLGLGLLGAGAVARRRSRALA from the coding sequence ATGCAGACGACATTGAAATTGACGACCCTGGCCGGCGCGGTGGCGCTGGCGCTGGGCGCCGGCCAGGCTTCGGCCAACATCGTGCCCGCCTCCACCGGCAACAGCGAGATGGTGCTGTCGGTATGGGATTCGGCGCGCCAGGCTGGCTACACCCTGGATATGGGCATTTTCCAGAGCACGCTGACCCCGGCCGGCGTGAGTTCGCAAAGCGGCATCATCTCCAACAGCACCCCGCTGCAGATGAGCTTTGCCCCCGACGCCCTGCTGACGCAGTTCCTGGCCGACTCGACCGCCAACGGCAGCCTGGGCAGCGTGCGGTGGAACGTGGTGGGCGGTGACTCAACCGGCACCACCCTCAATACACGCAAGATACTGACCACCGCGCTGTCGTCCGTCACGGAGGCCACGATCGAGGCGCTGAGCGGTGTCCAGATGGGCAACATGCTGGGTGCGTTCAATGTCTACGTGTCGCAGGCCCAATCCGGCACGTTGGGCACGCACGACACTCAGGAAAACGGTTCCAACATCGAGGTGATCGGCGACGGTCTGGGCAACGACCAAGCGTACTCCGGCAGTGGCGGTTGGGGTGCCGCCTTCGGTGGTTGGGCCAACTTCAGCAACGCCGGCTGGCTGGACCAGGGGCTCAACTTCTGGTCGCTGTCGAATGGCGCTGCTGTGAGCTCCAAGATCAGTGCCACGCAGTTCTTCGGCGCCTCGGCGCCGGCGATCTGGACGCTGGCCAGCGACGGCACCCTGACCTTCGCCGCCGTGCCGGAAGCCGAGACCTGGGCGCTGCTGGGCCTGGGCCTGTTGGGCGCCGGTGCCGTGGCGCGCCGGCGCAGCCGGGCGCTGGCCTGA
- a CDS encoding VIT family protein, with the protein MRHGERHRTERIGWLRAAVLGANDGIVSTASLVLGVAAAGADPKAVLVSGVAGLVAGAMSMAAGEYVSVSSQSDTERADLSRESGELASAPEQEQAELAEIYVRRGLDKELASTVAVQLMEHDALGAHARDELGISETSTARPIQAAFASAGTFSVGASLPLLVVLLLPASSLMWTVPGSSLLFLALLGSLAAKTGGAPVLVAALRVTFWGALAMALTAGVGALFGVAN; encoded by the coding sequence ATGAGGCATGGTGAAAGGCACAGGACGGAACGGATTGGCTGGCTTCGTGCTGCGGTTCTGGGGGCAAATGATGGAATTGTATCTACTGCCAGTCTGGTTCTGGGGGTGGCAGCAGCAGGGGCAGACCCAAAAGCGGTCTTGGTGTCGGGTGTTGCCGGTCTCGTTGCAGGCGCCATGTCGATGGCAGCGGGTGAGTATGTGTCAGTCAGCTCCCAATCGGATACGGAGCGGGCGGATCTTTCCCGAGAGAGTGGAGAGCTGGCCAGTGCGCCCGAACAAGAGCAAGCGGAATTGGCTGAGATATACGTCAGGCGGGGGTTGGATAAAGAACTCGCAAGCACGGTAGCAGTCCAGCTCATGGAGCACGATGCGCTTGGTGCGCATGCACGCGATGAACTCGGTATTTCGGAAACATCGACGGCTCGCCCGATTCAGGCTGCGTTTGCGTCTGCAGGTACATTCTCGGTCGGCGCGAGCCTTCCTCTACTCGTCGTCCTGTTGTTGCCGGCTTCCTCGCTTATGTGGACTGTTCCAGGCAGCTCTCTGTTGTTCCTTGCGTTACTGGGCTCATTGGCAGCGAAAACGGGCGGCGCTCCCGTTCTCGTAGCGGCTTTGCGAGTCACTTTCTGGGGTGCCCTGGCAATGGCCTTGACGGCAGGAGTCGGTGCGCTGTTCGGGGTGGCCAATTGA
- a CDS encoding 2OG-Fe(II) oxygenase, which produces MSMLNLAKFDATPLQTEPCDYLIVPGFVRPEALAGLNADFPAIDAAGNFPFEDLSCGPRFQALVDELTGPDVRRHFAAKFGMDLDAFPTQVTIRKHMSRLDGRIHNDSRSKKITVLIYFNEQWTQRGGQLRLNKSLDRMDDYYVEVPPVCGNLIAFRRNEHSFHGFPSASGERRTLQMYWVDPQRLQRKKATGMRKIIHKLVRRAIKKF; this is translated from the coding sequence ATGTCGATGCTCAACTTGGCCAAGTTCGACGCCACGCCGCTGCAGACCGAGCCGTGCGACTACCTCATCGTGCCCGGCTTCGTGAGGCCGGAAGCGCTGGCTGGGCTCAACGCCGACTTTCCGGCCATCGATGCCGCCGGCAATTTTCCGTTCGAGGACCTGAGCTGCGGCCCGCGCTTCCAGGCGCTGGTCGACGAGCTGACCGGCCCCGACGTGCGCCGGCATTTCGCCGCCAAGTTCGGCATGGATCTTGATGCATTCCCGACCCAGGTGACGATCCGCAAGCACATGTCGAGGCTCGATGGCCGCATTCACAACGACTCGCGTTCCAAGAAAATCACGGTGCTGATCTACTTCAACGAGCAGTGGACGCAGCGGGGCGGCCAACTGCGCCTGAACAAGAGCCTCGACCGGATGGACGACTACTACGTCGAGGTCCCGCCGGTGTGCGGCAACCTGATTGCCTTTCGGCGCAACGAGCATTCCTTCCACGGCTTTCCGTCCGCATCGGGCGAACGGCGCACGCTGCAGATGTACTGGGTGGATCCGCAGCGACTTCAGAGAAAAAAGGCCACCGGCATGCGCAAGATCATCCACAAACTGGTGCGTCGCGCCATCAAGAAATTCTGA
- a CDS encoding addiction module protein: MSASRDVKELEAQALSLPIDARASLAHRLLQSMEEVSEAEYEWLWGEESLCRAAEADSGRTRTASGAEVARKAISLLR; the protein is encoded by the coding sequence ATGAGCGCGAGCAGGGACGTCAAGGAACTTGAAGCCCAGGCACTTTCGCTTCCCATCGACGCACGCGCCTCCCTGGCGCATCGTCTGCTGCAAAGCATGGAAGAGGTGTCCGAAGCCGAGTACGAGTGGCTTTGGGGCGAAGAATCGCTCTGCCGCGCGGCCGAAGCCGACTCGGGGCGAACTCGGACTGCGTCCGGAGCGGAGGTAGCCCGCAAGGCCATATCCCTGCTCCGGTGA
- the ureC gene encoding urease subunit alpha, translated as MNRISRRAYAEMFGPTTGDRVRLGDTELWIEVERDFTVYGEEVKFGGGKVIRDGMGQSQATRASGALDTVITNALILDHWGIVKADIGIKGGRIAGIGKAGNPDVQPGVTLVIGPGTEVIAGEGLIATAGGIDAHIHFICPQQVQDALMSGITTMLGGGTGPATGTNATTCTPGAWHLARMLEAAEALPMNLGFLGKGNASRPEALVEQVEAGAMGLKLHEDWGTTPAAIDCCLTVADHYDVQVAIHTDTLNESGFVEDTLAAFKGRTIHTYHTEGAGGGHAPDIIKACGAANVLPSSTNPTRPYTVNTVDEHLDMLMVCHHLDPGIAEDVAFAESRIRRETIAAEDILHDLGAFSMISSDSQAMGRVGEVITRTWQTAHKMKVQRGALAPDTGRADNFRARRYVAKYTINPAISHGIAHEVGSLEAGKLADIVLWKPAFFGAKPALILKGGAIAAAPMGDPNASIPTPQPVHYRPMFGALGPAIASTCLTFVSQAALNAGVPETLGLRRRAVAVKNTRAITKRDMVLNDYLPLMEVDSQTYEVRADGVLLTCEPAKVLPLAQRYFLF; from the coding sequence ATGAACCGCATCAGCCGCCGCGCCTATGCCGAGATGTTCGGCCCCACCACCGGCGACCGGGTACGCCTGGGCGACACCGAGCTGTGGATCGAGGTCGAGCGCGACTTCACCGTCTACGGCGAGGAGGTCAAGTTCGGCGGCGGCAAGGTGATTCGCGACGGAATGGGCCAGAGCCAGGCCACGCGCGCCAGTGGCGCCCTGGACACCGTCATCACCAACGCGCTGATCCTGGACCACTGGGGCATCGTCAAGGCCGACATCGGCATCAAGGGCGGGCGCATCGCCGGCATCGGCAAGGCCGGCAACCCGGACGTGCAGCCGGGCGTGACGCTGGTCATCGGTCCCGGAACCGAAGTCATCGCCGGCGAGGGGCTCATCGCCACCGCCGGCGGCATCGACGCGCACATCCATTTCATCTGCCCGCAGCAGGTGCAGGACGCGCTGATGTCCGGCATCACCACCATGCTCGGCGGCGGCACCGGACCGGCCACCGGGACGAATGCCACCACCTGCACGCCCGGCGCCTGGCACCTGGCGCGCATGCTGGAGGCCGCCGAAGCGCTGCCGATGAATCTCGGCTTCCTCGGCAAGGGCAACGCCAGCCGGCCCGAGGCGCTCGTCGAGCAGGTCGAGGCCGGCGCCATGGGCCTGAAGTTGCACGAGGACTGGGGCACCACGCCGGCGGCCATCGACTGCTGCCTCACCGTCGCCGATCACTACGACGTGCAGGTCGCCATCCACACCGACACGCTGAACGAATCCGGCTTCGTGGAGGACACGCTGGCCGCCTTCAAGGGCCGCACCATCCACACCTACCACACCGAAGGCGCCGGCGGCGGCCACGCGCCGGACATCATCAAGGCCTGCGGCGCGGCCAACGTGCTGCCGTCCTCCACCAACCCAACGCGGCCCTACACGGTCAACACCGTGGACGAGCACCTGGACATGCTGATGGTGTGCCATCACCTGGACCCCGGCATCGCCGAGGACGTGGCCTTCGCCGAATCGCGCATCCGCCGCGAGACCATCGCCGCCGAGGACATCCTGCACGACCTGGGCGCGTTCTCGATGATCAGCTCGGACTCCCAGGCCATGGGCCGGGTGGGGGAGGTCATCACCCGCACCTGGCAGACCGCGCACAAGATGAAGGTGCAGCGCGGCGCGCTGGCGCCGGACACCGGCCGCGCCGACAACTTCCGCGCCCGCCGCTACGTGGCCAAGTACACCATCAACCCCGCCATCAGCCACGGCATCGCCCACGAGGTCGGCTCGCTGGAGGCGGGCAAGCTAGCCGACATCGTGTTGTGGAAGCCGGCCTTCTTCGGCGCCAAACCGGCGCTCATTCTCAAGGGCGGCGCCATCGCCGCCGCGCCCATGGGCGACCCCAACGCCTCCATCCCCACCCCACAGCCGGTGCACTACCGGCCGATGTTCGGCGCGCTCGGGCCGGCCATCGCCAGCACCTGCCTGACCTTCGTCTCCCAGGCCGCGCTGAATGCCGGCGTGCCCGAAACGCTCGGCCTGCGGCGCCGCGCCGTGGCGGTAAAGAACACCCGCGCCATCACCAAGCGCGACATGGTGCTCAACGACTACCTGCCGCTGATGGAAGTGGATTCGCAAACCTACGAAGTGCGCGCCGACGGCGTGTTGCTGACCTGTGAACCGGCCAAGGTGCTGCCGCTCGCGCAGCGGTATTTTTTGTTTTAA
- a CDS encoding urease subunit beta, whose protein sequence is MIPGEIDPQPGEIELNAGRPTLTLEVANSGDRPIQVGSHYHFAETNPALRFDRAAARGMRLDIPAGTAVRFEPGQSREVRLVPYSGARAVWGFRGEVMGKLEAQP, encoded by the coding sequence ATGATTCCAGGAGAAATCGACCCCCAGCCCGGCGAGATCGAACTGAACGCCGGTCGGCCCACCCTCACGCTCGAAGTCGCCAACAGCGGCGACCGGCCGATCCAGGTCGGCTCGCACTACCACTTTGCCGAGACCAACCCGGCGCTGCGCTTCGACCGCGCCGCCGCGCGCGGCATGCGGCTCGACATCCCCGCCGGCACCGCGGTGCGCTTCGAGCCCGGACAAAGCCGCGAGGTGCGGCTCGTGCCCTACAGCGGCGCGCGCGCCGTGTGGGGCTTTCGCGGTGAAGTGATGGGCAAGCTGGAGGCGCAGCCATGA
- the kdpE gene encoding two-component system response regulator KdpE, producing the protein MDGTILIVEDDPTIRLFVRRALEGEGLRVFEAPTQARGLIEAGTRRPDLVILDLGLPDGDGRDFITALRAWSQMPVIVLSARVEETDKVAALDAGADDYLTKPFGVAELLARVRVALRRSRAGEGGEPVLLLGDVTVDLAHRRASRGGQDIHLTQTELRLLAALLRHPGKVLTQRHLLREVWGPAAVEQGHYLRIYMARLRHKLEVDPARPVFLLTETGVGYRYAPA; encoded by the coding sequence ATCGACGGCACCATCCTGATCGTCGAGGACGACCCCACCATCCGCCTGTTCGTGCGCCGCGCGCTGGAGGGTGAAGGCCTGCGTGTGTTCGAGGCGCCGACGCAGGCGCGCGGCCTGATCGAGGCCGGCACGCGCAGGCCCGATCTGGTGATCCTCGATCTGGGCCTGCCCGATGGCGACGGCCGGGACTTCATCACCGCGCTGCGCGCCTGGAGTCAGATGCCGGTGATCGTGCTGTCGGCGCGGGTCGAGGAGACCGACAAGGTGGCGGCACTTGATGCCGGCGCGGACGACTACCTGACCAAACCCTTCGGTGTCGCGGAGCTGCTGGCGCGGGTACGGGTGGCGCTGCGCCGCAGCCGGGCGGGCGAGGGCGGCGAACCGGTGCTGTTGCTGGGGGATGTGACCGTCGATCTGGCGCACCGCCGCGCCAGCCGCGGCGGGCAGGACATCCACCTGACGCAGACCGAGCTGCGCCTGCTGGCGGCGCTGCTGCGCCATCCCGGCAAGGTGCTCACCCAGCGCCACCTGCTGCGCGAAGTCTGGGGGCCGGCGGCGGTGGAGCAGGGCCACTACCTGCGCATCTACATGGCACGCCTGCGCCACAAGTTGGAGGTCGACCCCGCCCGGCCGGTGTTCCTGCTGACCGAAACCGGCGTGGGCTACCGCTACGCGCCCGCTTGA
- the kdpD gene encoding two-component system sensor histidine kinase KdpD, translated as MTEVPGRPDPDALLRQVTADEAAARRGKLKIFFGAAPGVGKTYAMLAAARQARTQGVEVVVGLVETHGRPETEALLDGLEILPRKPVEHRGRMLTEFDLDAALARRPALLLVDELAHSNLPGCRHPKRWQDVEELLAAGIDVWTTLNVQHLESLNDVVGGITGVRVWETVPDQVFDAADEVALVDLPPDDLLTRLKEGKVYLPEQAARAAEHFFRRGNLIALRDLALRRTAERVDAQMQGARLATPGSQVWATSESLLVCLGPGDTDGKLVRTAARLASRLNAHWHAIYIETPRLQRLPEAQRSAILATLKLAQEMGAETAVLAAPDLVDAALDYARERNLSKIVIGRRARPQRRWWGQFMRRLSERAPDIDLIAVARRADDGRPPQRRVAVDDAPAPRIAKAIWPRYVAAALLCLGITALATPLRDYLELTNIVMLFLLGVVLAAFRWGRGPAALLAVLSVALFDFFFVPPRLTFAVSDAQYLLTFAVMLIVGLTIGHLTALLRYQARIAGRREERIRNLYQMAKALASALSEAQVAAISDRFVEASFRAQATVLLPDAAGKLRPQDGQAPTVDVAIAQWCFDHGEPAGVGTDTLPAARAAYLPLKAPVGVRGVLVVEPSHPRLLHIPEQRRLLETYAALIAMALERLHFATEAHGSRLGAESERLRSSLLAALSHDLRTPLTALVGLADTLTLQLLAVQAPESETAAAIRDQALRTSRLVDNLLEMARLQSGTVQPRKEWLALEELIGAAIKALEPSLAGHPLQTDLPADLPLVQGDAVMLERVLVNLLDNAIKYTPPGTPLGITARVAGDVLEVAVWDEGPGLPPGQERIIFDRFTRGQRESAIAGVGLGLAICQAIIDAHGGHIRAENRPEGGARFVFTLPLAPPPTAADEVAPPTHAQAESSTAPS; from the coding sequence TTGACTGAGGTCCCCGGTCGCCCCGACCCGGACGCCCTGCTGCGGCAGGTGACGGCGGACGAGGCGGCGGCGCGGCGCGGCAAGCTGAAGATCTTCTTCGGCGCGGCGCCCGGCGTGGGCAAGACCTACGCCATGCTGGCGGCGGCCCGGCAGGCGCGCACGCAGGGCGTGGAGGTGGTGGTCGGGCTGGTCGAAACGCACGGCCGGCCGGAGACCGAGGCCCTGCTGGATGGCCTCGAAATCCTGCCGCGCAAGCCGGTCGAGCACCGTGGCCGCATGCTGACGGAATTCGACCTCGACGCTGCCCTCGCCCGGCGCCCGGCGTTGCTGCTGGTGGATGAACTCGCCCACTCCAATCTGCCCGGTTGCCGGCATCCGAAGCGCTGGCAGGACGTGGAGGAACTGCTCGCCGCCGGCATCGATGTCTGGACCACGCTCAACGTGCAGCACCTGGAGAGCCTCAACGACGTGGTCGGCGGCATCACCGGCGTGCGGGTCTGGGAGACGGTGCCCGACCAGGTATTCGACGCCGCCGACGAGGTGGCGCTGGTCGACCTGCCGCCGGACGACCTGCTGACGCGTCTCAAGGAGGGCAAGGTCTACCTGCCCGAGCAGGCGGCGCGGGCCGCCGAGCATTTCTTTCGCCGCGGCAACCTGATCGCGCTGCGCGATCTGGCGCTGCGACGCACCGCCGAGCGGGTGGATGCGCAGATGCAGGGCGCGCGCCTGGCCACGCCCGGCAGCCAGGTGTGGGCCACCAGCGAATCGCTGCTGGTGTGCCTGGGGCCGGGCGACACCGACGGCAAGCTGGTGCGCACGGCGGCACGCCTGGCGAGCCGGCTGAACGCCCATTGGCATGCGATCTACATCGAAACGCCGCGCCTGCAGCGCCTGCCGGAAGCGCAGCGCAGCGCCATCCTCGCCACCCTCAAGCTGGCGCAGGAGATGGGCGCCGAAACGGCGGTGCTGGCGGCGCCGGACCTGGTGGATGCGGCGCTCGACTACGCTCGCGAGCGCAACCTGAGCAAGATCGTCATCGGTCGGCGGGCGCGACCGCAGCGGCGCTGGTGGGGCCAGTTCATGCGCCGCCTGAGCGAGCGGGCGCCGGACATCGACCTGATCGCGGTGGCCCGTCGCGCTGACGACGGGCGCCCACCGCAACGCCGTGTGGCGGTTGACGACGCGCCCGCGCCCCGGATCGCCAAGGCGATCTGGCCCCGTTACGTCGCGGCGGCGCTGCTGTGCCTGGGCATCACGGCGCTGGCCACGCCCCTGCGGGATTACCTCGAGCTGACCAACATCGTCATGCTGTTCCTGCTCGGCGTGGTGCTGGCGGCGTTCCGCTGGGGACGCGGGCCGGCGGCGCTGCTGGCCGTGCTGTCGGTGGCGCTGTTCGATTTCTTCTTCGTGCCGCCGCGTTTGACCTTTGCCGTCAGCGATGCCCAGTACCTGCTCACCTTCGCCGTGATGCTGATCGTGGGCCTGACCATCGGCCATCTGACCGCGCTGCTGCGCTACCAGGCGCGCATCGCCGGACGCCGCGAGGAGCGCATTCGCAACCTCTACCAGATGGCCAAGGCGCTGGCCTCGGCATTGAGCGAAGCGCAGGTGGCGGCGATCAGCGACCGCTTCGTGGAGGCGAGCTTCCGCGCCCAGGCGACCGTGCTGCTGCCCGATGCCGCCGGCAAGCTCCGGCCCCAGGACGGGCAGGCACCGACCGTGGACGTGGCCATCGCGCAGTGGTGTTTCGACCACGGCGAGCCGGCCGGTGTCGGCACCGACACCCTGCCGGCTGCCCGTGCCGCCTACCTGCCGCTGAAGGCGCCGGTTGGGGTGCGCGGCGTGCTGGTAGTGGAGCCGAGTCACCCGCGCCTGTTGCACATCCCCGAACAGCGCCGCCTGCTGGAGACCTACGCGGCCCTGATCGCGATGGCGCTGGAGCGCCTGCATTTCGCTACCGAAGCGCACGGCAGTCGGCTCGGCGCCGAATCCGAGCGCCTGCGCAGCTCGCTGCTGGCGGCGCTGTCGCACGATCTGCGCACGCCGCTGACCGCATTGGTGGGGCTGGCCGACACGCTGACGCTGCAACTGCTGGCGGTACAGGCGCCGGAGAGCGAAACCGCCGCAGCCATCCGCGACCAGGCGCTGCGCACCAGCCGGCTGGTCGACAACCTGCTGGAAATGGCGCGCCTGCAATCGGGCACGGTGCAGCCGCGCAAGGAGTGGCTGGCGCTGGAGGAGCTCATCGGCGCAGCGATCAAGGCGCTGGAGCCGTCGCTCGCCGGCCATCCATTGCAAACCGACCTGCCGGCCGACCTGCCGCTGGTGCAGGGCGATGCGGTGATGCTGGAGCGGGTGCTGGTGAACCTGCTCGACAACGCCATCAAGTACACGCCGCCCGGCACGCCGCTGGGCATCACCGCCCGCGTGGCCGGCGATGTGCTGGAGGTGGCGGTGTGGGACGAAGGACCCGGCCTGCCGCCGGGCCAGGAGCGGATCATCTTCGACCGCTTCACCCGCGGGCAGCGCGAATCGGCGATTGCCGGCGTGGGGTTGGGCCTGGCCATCTGCCAGGCCATCATCGACGCCCACGGCGGGCACATCCGGGCCGAAAATCGCCCCGAAGGCGGCGCCCGTTTCGTGTTTACCCTGCCGTTGGCGCCGCCGCCGACAGCCGCCGACGAAGTTGCCCCACCCACACACGCGCAGGCCGAGTCATCGACGGCACCATCCTGA
- the kdpC gene encoding potassium-transporting ATPase subunit KdpC, with protein MTSLLRPALSLFVLLGVLTGLAYPLAVTGVGQLLFAHAANGSILAVDGKPVGSALIGQSFTGARYFWGRPSATGPFPYNAAISSGSNLGPLNPALRDAVKARMAALRAADPGNDQPVPIDLVTASGSGLDPDISLAAARYQVARVAKARGLAVQQVSALIEQQAARPWLGILGAPRVNVLRLNLALDGHRVQPLD; from the coding sequence ATGACATCCCTGTTACGTCCCGCACTCTCCCTGTTCGTGCTGCTCGGCGTGCTGACCGGGCTCGCCTATCCGCTCGCGGTGACCGGCGTCGGCCAGCTGCTGTTTGCGCATGCGGCCAATGGGTCGATCCTGGCGGTGGACGGCAAGCCGGTCGGCTCGGCGCTGATCGGCCAGTCCTTCACCGGTGCGCGGTACTTCTGGGGCCGGCCGTCCGCCACCGGCCCGTTCCCCTACAACGCCGCGATCTCGAGCGGTTCGAATCTTGGCCCGCTCAACCCGGCGCTGAGGGATGCGGTCAAGGCGCGCATGGCGGCACTGCGGGCCGCCGATCCGGGTAACGACCAGCCGGTGCCGATCGATCTGGTCACCGCGTCGGGCAGCGGTCTTGACCCCGACATCTCGCTCGCGGCTGCGCGCTACCAGGTGGCGCGGGTGGCGAAGGCCAGGGGGCTGGCAGTGCAGCAAGTTTCCGCGCTGATCGAGCAGCAGGCCGCGCGGCCCTGGCTGGGCATTCTGGGCGCACCGCGGGTGAACGTGCTGCGCCTGAACCTGGCGCTCGACGGCCACCGGGTGCAGCCGCTTGACTGA
- the kdpB gene encoding potassium-transporting ATPase subunit KdpB, translating to MTTKSLSLFDPVLLRPALVDALRKLDPRVQWRNPVMFVVYVGSLFTTALWLQALIGTGEAPAWFIGATTVWLWFTVLFANFAEALAEGRSKAQAAALRATKKMILAKKLREPRFGSDWESVPGSDLRRGDVVLVEAGDMIPADGEVIEGAASVNESAITGESAPVIRESGGDFSAVTGGTTVLSDRIVVRVTANPGETFVDRMIALVEGAKRQKTPNEIALTILLVALTLIFLLATVTLLPYSLFAVATAGAGSPVTVTALVALLVCLIPTTIGALLSAIGIAGMSRMLGANVIATSGRAVEAAGDVDVLLLDKTGTITLGNRQAAAFLPVPGVSEQQLADAAQLASLADETPEGRSIVVLAKQRFNLRERNLLELGATFVPFSAQTRMSGVNLGDRQIRKGALEAIRKHVEANGGRLPDDVIRAAEEVSRRGSTPLVVADGSRVLGVIELKDIVKGGIKERFAELRRMGIKTVMITGDNRLTAAAIAAEAGVDDFLAEATPEDKLKLIRQYQAEGRLVAMTGDGTNDAPALAQADVAVAMHSGTQAAKEAGNMVDLDSNPTKLLEVVAVGKQMLMTRGALTTFSIANDLAKYFAIIPAMFVAVYPQLDALNVMGLASPMSAILSAVIFNALIIVVLIPLALKGIAYRPQGAGVVLRRNLAIYGLGGIIVPFLGIKLIDLGLAALGLV from the coding sequence ATGACGACCAAAAGCCTTTCGCTGTTCGATCCCGTCCTGTTACGGCCGGCGCTGGTGGATGCGCTGCGCAAGCTCGACCCGCGCGTGCAGTGGCGCAATCCGGTGATGTTCGTGGTCTACGTCGGCAGCCTGTTCACCACCGCGCTGTGGCTGCAGGCACTGATTGGCACGGGCGAGGCACCGGCCTGGTTCATTGGCGCCACCACGGTGTGGCTGTGGTTCACGGTGCTGTTCGCCAATTTCGCCGAGGCGCTGGCCGAAGGCCGCAGCAAGGCGCAGGCGGCGGCGCTGCGGGCCACCAAGAAGATGATCCTGGCCAAAAAGCTGCGCGAGCCCCGCTTCGGCTCTGACTGGGAATCGGTGCCCGGCTCCGATCTGCGCCGCGGCGATGTGGTGCTGGTCGAAGCCGGCGACATGATTCCGGCCGACGGCGAGGTCATCGAGGGCGCCGCCTCGGTCAACGAGAGCGCCATCACCGGCGAGTCGGCGCCGGTGATCCGCGAGTCGGGCGGCGATTTCTCGGCCGTCACCGGTGGCACCACGGTGCTGTCGGACCGGATCGTGGTGCGCGTCACCGCCAACCCCGGCGAGACCTTCGTCGATCGCATGATCGCGCTGGTGGAAGGCGCCAAGCGGCAGAAGACGCCCAACGAGATCGCGCTGACCATTTTGCTGGTGGCGCTGACGCTGATCTTTTTGCTGGCCACCGTGACGCTGCTGCCGTATTCGCTGTTCGCAGTGGCCACTGCCGGGGCCGGCAGTCCGGTCACGGTGACCGCGCTGGTGGCGCTTCTCGTGTGCCTGATTCCGACCACCATCGGCGCGCTGCTGTCGGCCATTGGCATCGCCGGCATGAGCCGCATGCTGGGCGCCAACGTCATCGCCACCTCCGGCCGCGCGGTGGAGGCGGCCGGCGACGTGGACGTGCTGCTGCTGGACAAGACCGGCACCATCACGCTGGGCAACCGCCAGGCGGCGGCCTTCCTGCCGGTGCCGGGCGTGTCCGAACAGCAACTGGCCGATGCCGCGCAGCTGGCCTCGCTGGCCGACGAGACGCCCGAAGGCCGCAGCATCGTGGTGCTGGCCAAGCAGCGCTTCAACCTGCGCGAGCGCAATCTGCTCGAATTGGGGGCGACCTTCGTGCCGTTCTCGGCGCAGACGCGCATGAGCGGCGTGAATCTGGGCGACCGGCAGATCCGCAAAGGTGCGCTGGAGGCGATCCGCAAGCATGTGGAGGCCAACGGCGGCCGGTTGCCGGACGATGTGATTCGGGCAGCAGAGGAAGTGTCGCGCCGCGGCAGCACGCCGCTGGTGGTGGCCGACGGCAGCCGCGTGCTGGGCGTGATCGAGCTCAAGGACATCGTCAAGGGCGGCATCAAGGAGCGCTTCGCCGAGCTGCGGCGCATGGGCATCAAGACGGTGATGATCACCGGCGACAACCGCCTGACCGCCGCCGCCATCGCCGCCGAGGCCGGCGTGGACGACTTTCTCGCCGAGGCGACGCCCGAGGACAAACTCAAGCTGATCCGCCAGTACCAGGCCGAGGGCCGACTGGTGGCCATGACCGGCGACGGCACCAACGATGCACCGGCGCTCGCCCAGGCGGATGTCGCGGTGGCCATGCACAGCGGCACCCAGGCGGCCAAGGAGGCCGGCAACATGGTCGATCTGGACTCGAATCCGACCAAGCTGCTGGAAGTCGTGGCGGTCGGCAAGCAGATGCTCATGACCCGCGGCGCGCTGACCACCTTCAGCATCGCCAACGACCTGGCCAAGTATTTCGCCATCATCCCGGCCATGTTCGTGGCGGTTTACCCGCAGCTCGATGCGCTCAATGTCATGGGGCTGGCCAGCCCCATGTCGGCCATCCTGTCGGCGGTGATCTTCAATGCCCTGATCATCGTGGTGTTGATCCCGCTGGCGCTGAAGGGCATCGCCTACCGGCCGCAGGGCGCCGGCGTGGTGTTGCGACGCAACCTCGCGATCTACGGCCTGGGCGGAATCATCGTCCCGTTCCTGGGCATCAAGCTCATCGATCTGGGCCTCGCGGCGCTGGGTCTGGTGTAA